The Oncorhynchus tshawytscha isolate Ot180627B linkage group LG30, Otsh_v2.0, whole genome shotgun sequence genome includes a region encoding these proteins:
- the LOC112238325 gene encoding high mobility group-T protein codes for MLEKRQDTAYRIRFGVPHYSHCSAFEIQAAAFDTDIEMGKDPTKPRGKMSSYAYFVQTCREEHKKKHPEASVNFSEFSKKCSERWKTMSAKEKGKFEDLAKLDKVRYEREMRSYIPPKGEKKKRFKDPNAPKRPSSAFFIFCADFRPQVKGETPGLSIGDVAKKLGEKWNNLTSEDKVPYEKKAAKLKEKYEKDITAYRNKGKVPVSMPVKAAAPTKDDDDDDDDDDDDDDDDDDDDDDE; via the exons ATGTTAGAGAAGCGACAAGACACTGCGTATCGCATTCGTTTTGGTGTTCCACATTACAGCCATTGCAGTGCATTTGAGATCCAAGCGGCAGCCTTTG ATACCGATATTGAGATGGGGAAAGATCCAACGAAGCCGAGGGGCAAGATGTCCTCCTATGCCTACTTTGTCCAGACCTGTCGAGAGGAGCACAAGAAGAAACACCCGGAAGCTTCCGTCAACTTCTCCGAGTTCTCCAAGAAGTGCTCTGAGAGATGGAAG ACCATGTCTGCCAAGGAGAAGGGGAAGTTTGAGGATCTGGCCAAGCTGGACAAGGTGCGTtatgagagggagatgaggagctaCATTCCTCcaaagggagagaagaagaagaggtttAAGGACCCCAATGCCCCCAAGAGACCATC GTCTGCTTTCTTCATCTTCTGCGCTGATTTCCGACCCCAGGTGAAGGGGGAGACCCCTGGCCTGTCTATCGGTGATGTGGCCAAGAAGCTGGGAGAGAAGTGGAACAACCTAACATCGGAAGACAAGGTGCCCTATGAGAAAAAGGCTGCAAAGCTGAAGGAGAAGTACGAGAAG GACATCACTGCGTATCGCAACAAGGGCAAGGTGCCCGTCAGCATGCCCGTGAAGGCCGCTGCCCCAACCAaggacgacgacgacgacgatgATGACGATGACGACGACGATGACGACGACGATGACGACGACGATGACGAGTAG